The proteins below are encoded in one region of Candidatus Saccharimonadales bacterium:
- the tsaE gene encoding tRNA (adenosine(37)-N6)-threonylcarbamoyltransferase complex ATPase subunit type 1 TsaE, giving the protein MKPLNTYETELETLDDTLSLGARLGAQFRGGEVVELVSDLGGGKTALVRGMARGLESDDQVMSPTFTVSRIYHGNKCDLHHFDFYRLNEPGVIAEELRESIDDPKVAVVIEWSDIVSDVLPSDRLRINITVTSETARHVTVLAYGPHHAQLLERLS; this is encoded by the coding sequence ATGAAACCACTCAATACTTACGAAACCGAGCTGGAAACGCTTGATGACACCTTGAGCTTAGGGGCTCGGCTTGGGGCTCAATTTCGAGGTGGTGAAGTAGTTGAGCTAGTCAGCGATCTAGGCGGCGGAAAGACGGCATTGGTTCGTGGTATGGCTCGAGGTTTAGAGTCGGACGATCAGGTGATGAGTCCGACTTTTACCGTTTCCCGTATCTATCATGGTAATAAGTGCGATTTGCACCACTTCGATTTTTATCGCTTGAATGAGCCGGGAGTGATTGCCGAGGAGTTACGTGAGAGTATAGACGATCCTAAGGTCGCTGTTGTCATCGAGTGGAGCGATATCGTGAGTGATGTCCTTCCTTCTGATCGATTGCGAATCAACATTACGGTTACAAGTGAAACAGCCCGGCATGTCACGGTTTTAGCTTATGGTCCCCATCACGCTCAGCTGCTGGAGCGGCTGTCATGA
- a CDS encoding HU family DNA-binding protein translates to MTKRELINTLARRQKVSKRQAEEWLDTFTGLVVEEVSKGNKVSITGFGVFDLGKRAARRGVDPRTQAEIHIPEMKMPRFRVGKRFKEAVR, encoded by the coding sequence ATGACGAAACGCGAACTTATTAATACTCTGGCCCGCCGACAAAAGGTGAGCAAACGTCAAGCTGAGGAGTGGCTCGACACTTTTACCGGACTAGTAGTCGAGGAAGTATCTAAGGGCAATAAAGTGTCTATCACCGGTTTTGGTGTGTTTGACCTAGGTAAGCGTGCTGCCCGCCGCGGCGTCGATCCTCGTACCCAAGCGGAAATTCACATTCCCGAAATGAAGATGCCTCGCTTTCGAGTCGGTAAACGTTTCAAAGAAGCTGTTCGCTAA
- the rny gene encoding ribonuclease Y — translation MEIAVIFAVVGAALGFGAKTAQTKRVLGDAESRVKKQLSEAEEKGKEIVRQAKEEATKITDEAKVEEKTHRKELTEIEKRLIKREDTLDAKLEELDKRSEKIRKSEDEIESFKAELVEIRSKSQEKLEKIAKLSREDAADRLMKMTEKDVREDLVGLVNKMKEDAAEEAEDNAKAIIVAAMERLASDVSVEKTVTSVALPNDEMKGRIIGKEGRNIQALERATGVDIMVDDTPGVVVLSSFDPIRRQVARVVMETLMKDGRIHPGRIEEVVNKAQAQIDKEVIAAGNEAARDVGIVGIPKEIIHLIGELKFRTSYGQNVLKHSVEMAHMAGMIAEEIGANVRVCKYAALIHDMGKALTHKMEGKHHHLSGEMARKYGIEEAVAHAAEAHHDDVEATTVEALVIRVVDALSAARPGARNQSMENFIQRMQELENVANGFKGIEKSYAISAGREIRVFVRPQEMDDLSSIKLARDIADKIESTLQYPGTVKVNVIRETRSIEYAK, via the coding sequence ATGGAGATTGCAGTAATCTTTGCTGTAGTAGGTGCTGCCCTGGGATTTGGAGCTAAGACGGCGCAGACCAAGCGTGTACTAGGAGATGCCGAGAGTCGGGTTAAGAAACAGCTAAGTGAGGCCGAGGAAAAAGGTAAAGAGATCGTGCGCCAAGCCAAGGAAGAGGCGACCAAGATTACCGATGAAGCTAAGGTTGAGGAGAAGACGCACCGCAAAGAGCTGACGGAGATCGAGAAGCGCCTGATTAAGCGAGAAGATACTCTGGATGCCAAACTGGAAGAGTTAGATAAGCGTTCGGAGAAGATTCGTAAATCCGAAGATGAGATTGAGAGTTTTAAGGCCGAACTGGTCGAGATTCGGTCCAAGAGCCAGGAGAAGTTAGAGAAGATAGCCAAGCTCAGCCGTGAAGATGCCGCTGATCGACTCATGAAGATGACCGAGAAGGACGTGCGGGAAGACCTAGTTGGGCTAGTGAATAAGATGAAAGAAGACGCCGCTGAGGAAGCGGAAGATAATGCTAAAGCCATCATCGTGGCTGCCATGGAGCGGCTAGCCAGTGACGTCTCGGTGGAGAAAACGGTGACCTCGGTAGCCCTGCCAAACGATGAGATGAAGGGACGTATTATCGGTAAGGAAGGCCGCAACATTCAGGCCCTAGAACGAGCGACCGGAGTCGACATCATGGTGGACGATACTCCCGGTGTAGTTGTACTTTCCAGTTTCGACCCTATTCGCCGGCAGGTAGCGCGGGTAGTGATGGAGACTTTGATGAAAGATGGCCGCATCCACCCCGGTCGTATCGAAGAGGTGGTCAATAAAGCCCAAGCTCAGATCGATAAAGAAGTCATCGCAGCCGGTAATGAGGCCGCTCGTGATGTCGGTATAGTCGGTATCCCGAAAGAGATTATTCATCTTATCGGTGAGCTTAAGTTCCGTACTTCCTACGGTCAGAACGTGCTTAAGCACTCCGTCGAGATGGCCCATATGGCCGGTATGATTGCCGAGGAGATCGGTGCTAATGTGCGGGTGTGTAAATATGCCGCTCTAATCCACGATATGGGTAAGGCTTTGACCCACAAGATGGAGGGTAAGCACCACCACCTATCGGGCGAGATGGCTCGTAAGTATGGTATCGAGGAGGCGGTAGCACACGCCGCCGAGGCCCACCATGATGATGTGGAAGCCACTACGGTCGAGGCACTGGTTATCCGGGTGGTAGACGCCCTCAGTGCCGCTCGACCAGGCGCTCGCAACCAGTCGATGGAGAACTTCATCCAGCGTATGCAAGAGCTGGAGAACGTGGCTAACGGCTTCAAGGGCATTGAGAAGTCCTACGCTATATCGGCCGGTCGTGAGATTCGTGTCTTCGTCCGACCGCAAGAGATGGATGATCTTTCCTCCATCAAGCTGGCCCGCGATATCGCGGATAAGATCGAAAGTACTTTGCAGTACCCCGGTACGGTAAAGGTTAACGTCATTCGCGAGACTCGTTCGATTGAGTACGCTAAGTAG
- a CDS encoding ABC transporter permease has product MSHKLKSVIRHEYLTIVKQPAFLLTMLALPIFMAAIFGLSYFAQHTADSNIDEAAERVENVVVIDESGLIDPDIVAASNLELRPTAAKEATVEAVIDEELSGVIIYPEKLKETRQFEVIISGGDDFVVSSAISEVASQLLHSSLIAPIGDPEIVALIQQGTTGDLTTYEDGERLPGAAGYIVPGVFLAIFFIVLLFSMGYMLLGVAEEKENRSMEMVLSYVRPRTLITGKLFGVSLVALTQLLFFLTLTVTGIFTARRFEDQIGLPLDIDFSTLVFDPMAIIIGFLVLVFGFLFFAALMSGVASMVPGVKEANSFSSVFFILPFLPFYSFGVITTAPGSALVKFLTFFPITSPTTLLFRNTFGNIDAPEAAAAITVLIASTVLAFLLAAKLFRLGALEFNDRLKLSSLFKK; this is encoded by the coding sequence ATGAGCCATAAACTCAAATCAGTCATTCGCCATGAGTACCTGACTATCGTCAAGCAACCTGCTTTCTTGCTCACTATGCTAGCCCTACCCATTTTCATGGCGGCCATCTTCGGCCTCAGCTACTTTGCTCAGCATACGGCCGACAGCAATATCGATGAGGCTGCCGAACGAGTCGAGAATGTAGTGGTAATAGACGAAAGTGGCCTCATAGACCCGGATATAGTTGCCGCCTCTAACCTTGAACTGCGTCCGACTGCAGCCAAAGAAGCTACCGTTGAGGCAGTCATAGATGAGGAGCTAAGTGGCGTAATTATCTACCCGGAGAAGCTCAAGGAGACCCGCCAGTTTGAAGTGATTATCAGCGGTGGTGATGACTTTGTGGTCTCCTCGGCTATATCGGAAGTTGCGAGTCAGCTCTTACACAGTAGCTTGATCGCGCCCATCGGGGATCCAGAGATTGTAGCCCTGATTCAGCAAGGTACTACTGGTGATTTGACAACGTATGAAGACGGGGAGCGACTTCCTGGCGCTGCCGGCTACATCGTACCGGGAGTATTCCTAGCTATATTCTTCATCGTCCTGCTCTTCTCTATGGGGTATATGCTCCTAGGTGTCGCCGAAGAGAAAGAGAACCGATCGATGGAGATGGTACTAAGTTATGTCCGACCTCGGACTTTGATAACGGGTAAGCTATTCGGTGTCAGCCTAGTAGCTCTCACCCAGCTACTCTTCTTCCTTACCTTAACCGTGACTGGTATCTTTACTGCCCGCAGGTTTGAAGACCAGATCGGTCTCCCGCTCGATATCGACTTCTCAACCCTAGTCTTCGACCCGATGGCGATTATTATCGGCTTTCTCGTCCTTGTCTTCGGTTTTCTCTTCTTTGCCGCCCTCATGAGTGGCGTGGCCTCAATGGTACCCGGTGTCAAAGAAGCTAACTCCTTCTCCAGCGTCTTCTTTATCTTACCCTTCCTCCCCTTCTACTCTTTCGGAGTAATAACTACTGCGCCAGGAAGTGCCTTAGTGAAATTCCTCACCTTCTTCCCGATCACTTCGCCCACCACCTTGCTGTTCCGTAATACTTTCGGCAATATCGATGCTCCTGAAGCCGCTGCTGCTATCACGGTCTTAATCGCTTCCACTGTACTTGCCTTCTTGCTCGCAGCCAAACTCTTCCGTCTCGGTGCGCTCGAGTTCAACGATCGCCTAAAGCTATCGAGCCTGTTTAAAAAGTAG
- a CDS encoding TIGR00282 family metallophosphoesterase, whose translation MKLLYIGDVMGRPGRELVATHLPQLRDRFSPDIVLAQAENVTHGKGMSVAHYHELRGCGIDGFMSGNHIFEAADLIPLLKDPNSPVTRPANYPEGTPGMQYKYLDTACGKLLLVSLMGQIVGKDADKPIDNPLHVIDEILAAHHAEAVATIVNFHGDYSSEKVVIGQYLDGRVAAVIGDHWHVPTADARILPQGTAHMSDVGMVGTLNSSLGVASDVIIKRWRGERQGRNELAHDSPFQFCAALIEINPDTGLSESITPIVDYL comes from the coding sequence ATGAAGCTGCTCTACATCGGTGATGTGATGGGTCGCCCTGGCCGAGAGCTGGTAGCGACTCATCTGCCGCAGTTGAGAGACCGCTTTTCTCCGGACATCGTCTTAGCTCAGGCCGAGAACGTCACCCATGGCAAGGGTATGAGTGTAGCCCACTATCATGAGCTACGTGGCTGCGGCATCGATGGTTTTATGAGCGGAAACCACATCTTTGAGGCGGCCGATCTGATCCCGCTGTTAAAAGACCCGAACAGTCCCGTGACTCGACCAGCTAACTATCCCGAAGGTACCCCGGGCATGCAGTATAAGTATCTCGATACCGCATGCGGAAAGTTGCTACTAGTCAGCCTGATGGGCCAGATTGTCGGCAAGGATGCTGATAAGCCGATCGACAATCCCCTCCACGTCATCGACGAGATCTTAGCGGCGCACCACGCAGAAGCTGTAGCTACTATCGTTAATTTCCACGGTGATTATTCCAGTGAGAAGGTAGTCATCGGTCAGTATCTCGACGGTCGGGTTGCTGCCGTAATCGGAGATCATTGGCACGTACCGACGGCCGATGCTCGGATCTTGCCCCAGGGTACGGCTCACATGAGTGATGTCGGTATGGTCGGCACGCTTAACTCATCTCTGGGAGTAGCTAGCGATGTCATTATTAAGCGTTGGCGCGGTGAGCGCCAAGGGCGCAATGAACTGGCTCACGACTCACCTTTTCAGTTTTGCGCCGCACTAATTGAGATTAATCCAGATACTGGCTTGTCGGAGTCAATAACCCCGATTGTCGATTACCTCTAG
- a CDS encoding mechanosensitive ion channel family protein — MELDFLTTWINEHALAILFIIALAILTRRFGMVPLEGFIRRAVKTSRFQTEAQHKQREQTLLDVSAGVFSLLVWMIAIAAIISQLEIDLRPLLAAGGLVGIVIAFGAQKVMQDIFAGLYVIVENQYQIGDVVDLDGDVGTVEDISLRMAVLRDLDGTVHHVPHGTVQRSKNLSKEYARVNLDIGVDYSSDIKKVIEVVNRVGVELAQDEDWQKRIITPPQFLRINDFADSAIVIKIIGETKPLAQWEVAGELRKRLKFAFDEAGIVIPFPQSVVHEAEGTEAHISKLKK; from the coding sequence ATGGAACTGGATTTCTTAACTACCTGGATTAACGAACACGCTCTGGCTATCTTGTTTATCATCGCCCTGGCCATACTAACCCGTCGTTTTGGTATGGTGCCGCTCGAAGGCTTTATCCGCCGGGCAGTCAAGACCAGTCGCTTCCAGACCGAAGCCCAGCACAAACAGCGTGAACAGACCCTGCTCGATGTGTCCGCCGGTGTCTTCAGTCTACTGGTCTGGATGATCGCGATTGCGGCCATCATCTCCCAGCTCGAGATCGATCTCCGGCCACTTCTAGCCGCCGGAGGACTAGTCGGTATAGTAATTGCTTTCGGCGCGCAGAAAGTCATGCAGGATATCTTCGCCGGTCTCTATGTCATAGTCGAGAACCAGTACCAGATCGGTGATGTAGTCGATCTCGACGGAGACGTCGGTACGGTGGAAGACATCTCTCTCCGAATGGCTGTCTTGCGTGATCTCGACGGTACCGTCCACCACGTACCCCACGGTACCGTGCAGCGATCGAAGAACCTCTCTAAAGAGTACGCTCGGGTTAACCTCGATATCGGTGTCGACTACAGCTCAGATATCAAAAAAGTTATCGAGGTGGTCAATCGGGTCGGGGTTGAGCTGGCCCAGGATGAAGACTGGCAGAAGCGAATCATTACGCCACCGCAGTTCCTGCGTATCAACGATTTTGCCGACAGCGCCATCGTGATAAAAATCATCGGTGAAACCAAACCGCTAGCTCAGTGGGAGGTGGCCGGCGAGCTACGTAAGCGGCTGAAGTTCGCCTTCGACGAGGCCGGTATCGTCATCCCATTCCCCCAAAGCGTCGTCCACGAGGCTGAAGGGACAGAGGCCCATATATCAAAATTGAAGAAATAG
- a CDS encoding ATP-binding cassette domain-containing protein, whose product MAKPIVKVADFNLTLGGKSIVRDMNFEVQPGEVFAFLGANGSGKTSTIRSLLGIYRPTSGHLHVNGEQYGPHMSDIVGYLPEERGLYTRSKVIDTMTYFGELKGMTRAAAKEFSHDYLKRVDLDHLATTKVKKLSGGQQQKVQLGVAIMNDPKLLILDEPTKGLDPVNRVLLMDTVNELRDKGTAIIYITHLMEEVERIADRLIIIRDGERVAYGSVPEVKKEFKAKSIEEAFVALYRGDKS is encoded by the coding sequence ATGGCAAAACCGATAGTAAAAGTAGCGGATTTCAACCTCACCCTCGGCGGTAAAAGTATCGTACGTGATATGAATTTCGAGGTGCAGCCCGGTGAGGTGTTTGCTTTTCTCGGAGCTAACGGCTCTGGTAAGACCTCGACTATCCGTAGCTTACTCGGTATCTATCGTCCCACCAGCGGCCACTTACACGTCAACGGTGAGCAGTACGGCCCTCATATGTCTGACATCGTCGGCTATCTGCCGGAAGAGCGCGGCCTATATACCCGTAGCAAAGTAATAGATACTATGACCTACTTCGGGGAGCTTAAGGGTATGACTCGGGCTGCTGCTAAAGAGTTCTCGCACGATTACTTAAAACGCGTCGATCTCGATCACCTAGCTACCACCAAGGTGAAAAAACTTTCTGGCGGTCAACAGCAAAAAGTACAACTCGGGGTAGCTATTATGAACGATCCTAAACTTTTGATCTTAGACGAACCGACGAAGGGCCTAGACCCGGTCAACCGAGTGTTACTGATGGATACAGTGAACGAACTGCGTGATAAGGGTACCGCTATTATCTACATCACCCACCTAATGGAAGAGGTCGAACGTATCGCTGATCGACTGATTATCATCCGTGACGGCGAACGAGTAGCTTACGGTAGTGTCCCTGAGGTTAAGAAAGAGTTTAAAGCCAAATCGATCGAAGAGGCCTTCGTCGCACTCTACCGGGGAGATAAATCATGA
- a CDS encoding YqaA family protein, with protein MSKNDFAREPRFSWLYAILNWPRLIIKRLYAWMMKWGDSPQAEKALFGFSFTESSFFPIPPDPLLITMVMANARKWVRLALITTVASVLGALLGYFIGFALFETLGQPIIDSYGLQEDFDSVGESYERNAFITIFTAGFTPIPFKVFTIASGLFHVNIITLILASLLSRGGRFFIVAWLSQKLGAKYKAKIERYIDILGLAFIALLVGGFVALRYVV; from the coding sequence ATGAGTAAAAACGATTTTGCCCGCGAACCGCGTTTCTCTTGGCTATATGCGATATTAAACTGGCCTCGACTTATCATTAAGCGCTTGTACGCCTGGATGATGAAATGGGGTGATTCCCCTCAGGCTGAGAAAGCTCTCTTCGGCTTCTCTTTTACCGAAAGCTCATTCTTTCCCATTCCCCCTGACCCTTTATTAATTACTATGGTTATGGCCAACGCCCGAAAGTGGGTACGACTAGCGCTTATAACCACCGTCGCTTCTGTCCTAGGCGCACTGCTGGGTTACTTCATCGGCTTCGCCCTATTTGAGACTTTAGGTCAACCCATCATCGACTCCTATGGTCTACAGGAAGACTTTGACTCGGTTGGTGAGAGTTACGAACGTAACGCCTTTATCACTATCTTCACCGCTGGCTTTACACCGATTCCCTTTAAAGTCTTTACCATCGCTAGTGGCCTTTTTCACGTTAATATCATTACCCTGATCCTTGCCTCTCTGCTTAGCCGTGGGGGGAGATTCTTCATCGTGGCCTGGCTCTCCCAGAAGCTGGGGGCGAAGTATAAAGCTAAAATTGAGCGCTATATCGATATCCTCGGCCTGGCCTTTATCGCTCTGCTGGTAGGCGGATTTGTTGCTCTCCGCTATGTGGTGTAG
- the tsaB gene encoding tRNA (adenosine(37)-N6)-threonylcarbamoyltransferase complex dimerization subunit type 1 TsaB: MILGLKTDNPVTELYLLTPKGEIAYQDIWRSDRALSVQLHRHIDDLLHQAEITPEQLDGIVAFAGPGSFTGLRIGLSVANAMAYALQLPIVAMRGNDWLTNGVTELKDTKPGGQVLPFYGGEANITQPRK; the protein is encoded by the coding sequence ATGATCTTGGGACTAAAGACTGATAACCCTGTAACTGAGCTTTACCTGCTCACACCTAAGGGTGAGATAGCGTATCAGGACATCTGGCGGTCGGATCGTGCACTTTCAGTTCAGCTCCACCGTCATATCGATGATTTACTGCATCAGGCGGAAATAACGCCGGAACAGCTGGATGGCATCGTTGCCTTTGCCGGCCCCGGCTCTTTCACTGGTCTGCGGATCGGCCTGAGCGTGGCTAACGCCATGGCTTATGCACTGCAGCTACCGATTGTAGCTATGCGTGGGAATGACTGGCTAACTAACGGTGTGACTGAGCTTAAAGACACTAAGCCAGGCGGTCAGGTACTACCTTTCTACGGTGGCGAAGCTAACATCACCCAGCCTAGAAAATAG
- a CDS encoding MscL family protein: protein MREELRGFADFIRSKGVIGLAVGIIIGTVVTATVQSLVNDIFNPLVGLLLDVDNLAAATFTIGEAELRWGNFVSTLVDLLIIAAVVYFGVKWLRLDQVDKSAK, encoded by the coding sequence ATGCGCGAAGAATTACGTGGATTTGCAGATTTTATCCGCAGCAAGGGAGTGATCGGACTTGCTGTCGGTATCATTATCGGAACTGTCGTCACCGCCACGGTACAGTCGCTAGTGAACGACATCTTTAACCCGTTAGTCGGGCTACTACTGGATGTTGATAATCTAGCTGCGGCTACATTTACGATCGGTGAGGCGGAGCTACGCTGGGGCAATTTCGTCAGTACGCTAGTTGATCTCCTCATTATCGCCGCTGTCGTTTACTTTGGGGTTAAGTGGTTGCGCCTGGATCAGGTGGATAAATCGGCTAAGTAG